The following are encoded in a window of Eschrichtius robustus isolate mEscRob2 chromosome 1, mEscRob2.pri, whole genome shotgun sequence genomic DNA:
- the HMG20A gene encoding high mobility group protein 20A: METLMTGSTLPPLFADEDGSKESNDLATTGITHPEVPYSSGASSSTNNPEFVEDLSQGQLLQNESSNTAEGNEQRHEDEQRSKRGGWSKGRKRKKPLRDSNAPKSPLTGYVRFMNERREQLRAKRPEVPFPEITRMLGNEWSKLPPEEKQRYLDEADRDKERYMKELEQYQKTEAYKVFSRKTQDRQKGKSHRQDAARQATHDHEKEAEVKERSVFDIPIFTEEFLNHSKAREAELRQLRKSNMEFEERNAALQKHVESMRTAVEKLEVDVIQERSRNTVLQQHLETLRQVLTSSFASMPLPGSGETPTVDTIDSYMNRLHSIILANPQDNENFIATVREVVNRLDR; encoded by the exons ATGGAAACCTTGATGACTGGTTCCACCCTGCCTCCCCTTTTTGCAGATGAAGATGGTTCCAAGGAGAGTAATGATCTGGCTACAACTGG GATAACCCACCCAGAGGTTCCATACAGTAGTGGAGCCTCATCATCCACAAATAATCCAGAATTTGTTGAGGATCTCTCCCAAGGTCAGTTGCTTCAGAATGAGTCTTCAAATACAGCAGAAGGCAATGAACAGAGGCATGAAGATGAG cAAAGAAGTAAACGAGGAGGTTGGtccaaaggaagaaagaggaagaaacctCTTCGAGACAGCAATGCACCCAAATCCCCCCTTACAGGATATGTTCGGTTCATGAACGAGCGTCGAGAACAGCTTCGAGCAAAAAGACCAGAAGTCCCATTTCCAGAAATTACAAGGATGTTAGGCAATGAATGGAGTAAACTTCCTCCAGAGGAAAAACAG CGCTACCTTGATGAAGCAGACAGAGATAAGGAGCGTTACATGAAGGAACTGGAGCAGTATCAGAAGACTGAGGCCTACAAGGTCTTCAGCAGGAAAACCCAGGACCGTCAGAAAGGCAAATCTCATAGGCAAG ATGCAGCCCGACAGGCCACTCATGATCATGAG AAAGAAGCAGAGGTAAAGGAACGGTCTGTTTTTGACATCCCTATATTTACAGAGGAATTTCTGAACCACAGCAAAG CTCGGGAGGCAGAGCTCCGTCAGCTTCGAAAATCCAACATGGAGTTCGAGGAGAGGAACGCAGCCCTGCAAAAGCACGTGGAGAGCATGCGCACAGCGGTGGAGAAGCTGGAGGTGGACGTGATCCAGGAGCGGAGCCGCAACACCGTCTTACAGCAGCACCTGGAGACCCTGCGGCAGGTGTTGACAAGCAGCTTCGCCAGCATGCCCTTGCCTG GAAGTGGAGAGACACCTACAGTGGACACTATCGACTCCTATATGAACAGACTGCACAGTATTATTTTAGCTAATCCCCAAGACAATGAAAACTTCATAGCTACAGTTCGAGAAGTTGTGAACAGGCTTGATCGTTAG